Proteins encoded in a region of the Alosa sapidissima isolate fAloSap1 chromosome 19, fAloSap1.pri, whole genome shotgun sequence genome:
- the si:ch211-168d23.3 gene encoding BRD4-interacting chromatin-remodeling complex-associated protein codes for MEDEDGTCLLDVLCDPQALNDFLHGASELENEDLLISSASGEPPLFTDAPSPVSLLADDPNCQDAPAAGCVDLSFLEEALLESPEPRADDAGLEEEAQGGLLGPGCEEEPEEDGAACDILQQSLQEADITEQTLALEAGLAPPTDSSLSLYQPGALLPSPPVPYLTKPLTISTATSALPRDTQAVVEPPQPSLLAVGPGCPSLKPVAPQFMGLLPGHVFPAPSPETNFSLSPVQGSSMLIQKTVPSITGRPMLAPTVRANASTAAAAVAAPGILFQRGPLPIQPKLPVSIQPRLVQISPKPTAGQKPAQAGLTFVPGTTSSNILVTSPPVGPKQAAQSQPTTSLPKPVSLQLLNQAGSFVIQPRGLFQGQNQFLLPGQTPMTIAQPACTTQQLLTQASAQRHPSVQGGPPTAGPLVDSSQILTVPQRQLNFGPVFTTPSGQLALRQGTLLSGPLQLQSAPPAVFQVPAQLAGAYAPQGQGQQCPTVVHNPALGNHITLINSSAMLGPEMTSISIVNGPSVVQGLPFGPPAHRETAQPLRLPQASVLLLPERPVPEERPPEELLQLASSGQLVPPVPLHSSSMVAGMQPSSTPPVVTLLQPMPDTPQALELSASPLTSTLMHQPEIQHEKEGRQSPVNHIFIQHLQQQTLKPLIPCTDPLATSLPAQVTTYPSPQTSMVEAHPAPTPPPTLPPQAEPLTMTPERTAMAAPVHCGSSPSDMLSSPPPVQASLETCVSEFSVALNEHSSESLCGATGQISPQVSVVSAVCSSLSPLPIGGTEAPMQQQLVSHPAPEGLKPDAPQLSASAQHQIPHSIETAVPPVSSRDSREVFCPRPQRLQLLGTQGYNLCAQASASLTPKTQESKTQMPVLQSFETEEPLTQAIRRHRIQLQVCSDHKAVLNPQPQHPFVTLEDAVRHLLPYHTCAGRFPSQKDFNSVDEQFEAASAFLFNCTKNMQNKYRQLLLAEAQQDSPSAEMVMLERLFLQSERFALGEERRKARRDPESFLMSLRKSSPHNKASSTPVSRGALVSPSSPPAWALHSDRPPGLKTYQSSSRGTLRLTIKHESGLRKVVHNSACEPANAAPSGHKRHYSRQLVNGGDKPSEEGHEGPSRTLFSGAVPQERSNGLQSSLPTPEVQLRPPHSNSVSLVRTALEPQLDEPPHKKHVSPKSLGPTITPPLPEPCGSRLKLTRLESPPAHLESPGPAPPPPPPHVPSLQEDNALSEHLQSAIDSILELQRLQGSSLGQARLPQGPGLEQPIGSMLQGRL; via the exons ATGGAGGATGAAGATGGCACTTGTTTACTTGATGTGTTATG TGATCCCCAAGCCCTAAATGACTTCCTCCACGGAGCCAGTGAG CTGGAGAATGAGGACCTGCTCATTAGCTCTGCCTCAGGGGAGCCCCCCCTCTTCACAGACGCCCCG aGCCCTGTTTCACTCTTGGCAGATGACCCAAATTGTCAGGACGCACCAGCCGCAGGATGCGTGGACCTGTCCTTCCTGGAGGAGGCGCTTCTGGAGTCCCCGGAGCCCCGAGCCGACGATGCAGGCCTCGAAGAGGAGGCCCAGGGAGGGCTGCTGGGGCCGGGCTGTGAGGAGGAGCCGGAGGAGGACGGGGCAGCCTGTGACATCCTGCAGCAGAGCCTCCAGGAGGCTGACATCACCGAGCAGACGCTTGCGCTCGAGGCGGGACTGGCACCGCCGACGGACTCCTCGCTGTCCCTCTACCAGCCTGGTGCCCTGCTGCCGTCGCCCCCGGTTCCGTACCTCACCAAGCCCCTTACCATCTCGACTGCCACCTCTGCCTTGCCAAGGGATACTCAGGCGGTCGTCGAGCCGCCCCAGCCGTCCTTACTCGCAGTGGGCCCAGGATGCCCTTCTCTTAAGCCTGTTGCGCCGCAGTTTATGGGGCTGCTGCCTGGACACGTGTTCCCGGCGCCATCCCCAGAGACCAATTTCTCCCTGAGTCCAGTGCAGGGATCCAGCATGCTCATCCAGAAGACCGTCCCCAGTATCACAGGGCGCCCCATGCTGGCTCCAACTGTCAGGGCCAACgcaagcacagcagcagcagcagtagcagcccCCGGGATCCTGTTCCAGAGAGGCCCTCTGCCAATTCAGCCCAAGCTCCCGGTCAGCATCCAGCCTCGCCTGGTGCAGATAAGCCCCAAGCCCACTGCTGGACAAAAGCCCGCGCAAGCCGGCCTCACGTTCGTTCCCGGGACCACGTCATCCAACATCTTGGTGACATCTCCTCCTGTAGGACCAAAGCAAGCGGCTCAGTCTCAGCCCACCACCAGCCTTCCCAAACCAGTCAGCCTTCAGCTGCTCAACCAGGCCGGGTCCTTCGTCATCCAGCCGCGTGGGCTCTTCCAGGGACAGAACCAGTTCCTACTTCCTGGTCAGACTCCCATGACCATAGCCCAGCCAGCATGTACAACTCAACAGCTTCTCACCCAGGCCAGCGCTCAGAGGCACCCCTCTGTACAGGGCGGCCCTCCAACAGCAGGACCCCTGGTGGACAGCTCCCAGATCCTAACGGTCCCCCAGAGACAGCTGAACTTTGGCCCCGTGTTCACCACTCCCAGCGGGCAGCTTGCTCTCAGACAGGGGACCCTCCTCTCAGGGCCCCTGCAGTTGCAGTCGGCGCCCCCTGCTGTTTTCCAGGTGCCTGCACAGCTGGCCGGGGCTTACGCACCACAGGGTCAGGGCCAGCAGTGTCCCACGGTGGTCCACAACCCGGCACTGGGGAACCACATCACGCTCATCAACAGCTCGGCCATGCTGGGCCCGGAGATGACCTCCATCTCCATAGTGAACGGCCCCTCGGTGGTGCAGGGGCTTCCGTTCGGCCCACCGGCCCATCGAGAGACGGCGCAGCCGCTGAGACTGCCCCAGGCCTCCGTCCTGCTCCTGCCAGAGAGACCAGTCCCAGAGGAGAGGCCACCAGAGGAGCTACTCCAACTCGCATCG AGTGGACAGCTTGTTCCTCCTGTGCCCCTGCACTCCTCGTCCATGGTAGCGGGGATGCAGCCTAGCAGCACTCCGCCAGTGGTCACTCTACTGCAGCCGATGCCGGACACTCCACAGGCTCTTGAACTGTCTGCATCCCCACTAACCAGCACTCTCATGCATCAGCCTGAGATCCAGCATGAGAAAGAGGGCAGACAGAGTCCCGTTAATCACATTTTTATTCAACATTTGCAACAG CAAACGCTTAAGCCTCTGATCCCTTGCACTGACCCCCTGGCTACCTCTTTGCCTGCGCAAGTCACCACCTACCCCTCGCCTCAAACCAGCATGGTCGAGGCCCATCCTGCCCCGACGCCCCCTCCCACTCTCCCGCCACAAGCAGAGCCTCTCACCATGACCCCAGAGCGGACAGCAATGGCCGCTCCAGTGCACTGTGGGTCCTCCCCCAGTGACATGCTGTCTTCACCCCCGCCTGTCCAGGCCTCGTTGGAAACCTGCGTGTCGGAGTTCTCTGTGGCCCTTAACGAGCATTCCTCTGAGTCTCTGTGTGGAGCGACTGGCCAGATAAGCCCACAAGTCTCTGTTGTGAGTGCAGTGTGCAGCAGCCTGTCGCCCCTGCCCATTGGTGGGACAGAAGCTCCCATGCAGCAGCAGCTGGTCTCTCATCCAGCGCCTGAAGGCCTTAAGCCGGACGCTCCGCAGCTCAGTGCCTCGGCTCAGCACCAGATTCCACACAGCA ttgaaacTGCAGTCCCTCCAGTGTCCAGCAGAGACAGCAGAGAAGTGTTCTGCCCCAGACCCCAACGCCTTCAGCTCTTAGGGACTCAAGGCTACAACCTGTGTGCCCAGGCATCAGCATCTCTAACCCCCAAAACACAAGAGTCAAAGACACAG ATGCCTGTTCTTCAATCATTTGAGACAGAGGAGCCACTCACACAGGCAATTCGTAGGCACAG GATTCAACTGCAAGTGTGTTCAGACCACAAAGCAGTTCTGAACCCCCAGCCACAGCATCCATTTGTGACGTTAGAGGACGCTGTGAGACATCTACTGCCATACCACACATGTGCAGGGAGGTTTCCCAGTCAAAAAGACTTCAACTCAG TTGATGAACAGTTTGAAGCGGCATCAGCATTTCTCTTCAATTGCACCAAGAACATGCAGAACAAATACAGACAGCTGCTGCTGGCAGAGGCTCAG CAAGACAGCCCCTCCGCAGAGATGGTCATGTTGGAGAGGCTGTTCCTGCAGTCTGAGAGGTTTGCactgggagaggagaggcgcaAAGCACGGAGAGATCCAG AATCCTTCCTTATGTCTCTGAGAAAGAGCTCTCCTCATAACAAGGCCTCCTCCACTCCTGTGTCCCGTGGGGCGCTGGTCAGTCCTTCGTCCCCTCCGGCATGGGCTCTCCACTCCGACCGGCCGCCGGGCCTGAAGACGTACCAGTCCAGCAGTCGGGGAACACTGCGGCTCACCATCAAACACGAGTCGGGCTTACGTAAGGTGGTCCACAATTCCGCCTGCGAGCCCGCAAATGCTGCCCCCTCTGGACACAAGCGGCACTACAGCAGGCAGCTGGTTAATGGTGGCGACAAACCGAGTGAGGAGGGTCATGAAGGACCCTCAAGGACCCTTTTCTCTGGAGCTGTGCCACAGGAGAGGTCAAACGGACTCCAGTCCTCTCTCCCAACCCCAGAGGTCCAGTTGAGGCCTCCGCACTCAAACAGTGTCTCGCTGGTACGGACAGCACTGGAGCCGCAGCTGGACGAGCCCCCCCACAAAAAGCATGTCAGCCCCAAGTCTCTGGGTCCCACCATCACTCCGCCGCTCCCAGAGCCGTGTGGCTCTAGACTCAAACTGACCCGGCTGGAGTCCCCGCCGGCTCATCTGGAGAGCCCCGGTCCAGCTCCtccgcctccccctccccacgtCCCATCTCTGCAGGAGGACAATGCCCTGAGCGAGCATCTGCAGAGTGCCATTGACAGCATCTTGGAGCTGCAGAGGCTACAGGGGTCTAGCCTGGGGCAGGCGCGGCTCCCCCAGGGACCTGGCCTGGAACAGCCCATCGGCAGTATGCTGCAGGGCCGACTCTGA
- the LOC121692607 gene encoding enhancer of rudimentary homolog, producing MSHTILLVQPTKRPEGRTYADYESVNECMEGVCKMYEEHLKRMNPNSPSITYDISQLFDFIDDLADLSCLVYRADTQTYQPYNKDWIKEKIYVLLRRQAQQAGK from the exons ATG TCTCATACCATCCTGTTGGTTCAGCCCACCAAAAGGCCAGAGGGGAGGACATATGCGGACTACGAGTCTGTCAATGAGTGCATGGAAG GTGTATGTAAAATGTATGAGGAGCATCTGAAGAGGATGAATCCAAACAGTCCATCAATCACATATGACATCAGTCAACTGTTTGATTTCATTGATGATCTGGCTGACCtcagttgtttggt GTACCGGGCGGACACGCAGACCTACCAGCCCTATAACAAAGACTGGATTAAAGAGAAGATTTACGTGCTGCTGCGACGCCAAGCACAGCAGGCCGGGAAATGA